A stretch of Tachyglossus aculeatus isolate mTacAcu1 chromosome 3, mTacAcu1.pri, whole genome shotgun sequence DNA encodes these proteins:
- the ANKRD22 gene encoding ankyrin repeat domain-containing protein 22 produces the protein MGILYSEPICQAAYQNNFGEVWRWVREDNNYVNIQDNFNGDTPLICACRRGNLKIVSFLLRRNADVNIKNQKERTCLHYAVRKRFTFIDYLLIVILMPVLLIGYFLMVSKTKQNETLVKLLLRAGADVNTMDYAGCTALHYACEMKNQNIVPLLLDAHADPLLKNKKGESPLDIAHRLNFPQIELMLRKAS, from the exons CCTATCTGTCAAGCGGCCTACCAGAACAACTTTGGTGAGGTTTGGAGATGGGTGCGAGAAGACAACAATTATGTGAATATCCAAGACAACTTCAACGGAGACACCCCCCTGATCTGTGCCTGCCGGCGGGGAAATCTGAAGATAGTTAGCTTCCTTTTGCGAAGGAATGCAGATGTGAACATCAAAAATCAG AAAGAGAGAACATGTTTGCATTATGCTGTGAGGAAGAGGTTTACATTCATTGATTATCTACTCATCGTCATCTTAATGCCAGTTCTGCTTATTGGATATTTCCTCATG GTGTCCAAGACCAAACAGAATGAAACCCTAGTAAAGCTGTtactgagagctggggcagatgtcAACACTATGGACTAT GCTGGTTGTACGGCTCTTCATTATGCTTGTGAAATGAAAAATCAGAACATCGTTCCGTTACTGCTTGATGCCCACGCAGACCCGTTGCTGAAGAATAAG AAAGGCGAGAGCCCCTTGGACATTGCACACAGGCTGAACTTCCCCCAGATCGAACTGATGCTAAGAAAGGCCTCCTGA